TCAGAATCCTCTGCTGTGTTCTGATTGGATGAGTGACATCACAGTCACTCAGCCTATTGGAGCATAGACACGACCCCTATCTACATAACACAACAAAAGCTAAGGGAGTTTGTGTGTATAAAAGACACTGTGagaagtgtgtgtttgtgtgtgtgtgtataaaagatTGCTAATCAGTGTGAATGAGAGAGGGAGTGTGACTCAGTGTGTGGGAGTGCTTGTCTGCTCAATACAAATCTGAGCTTGACCATGTCTTGCTTTATCACCAAGTGTGTTTATTACTAAATGATTTATAAAATCTTTAAAGCTAAATTCCTATTCATTTTAATACTAAAAGTCAAATACAAACTGTGCAAAAGTAACTAGCCTAccacattaaaataaatgcacTGGTGGTCTTGATTAGTTGCAAACAACATGGAGCTTTCATTTCCAGAGAACAATTGTCATGTATAATTCACCACATTTGTCTTATTATGTTGCCTTACATATCTTTTGCATGTAGTATTTTACCAtagtgccagtgtgtatgagaaatgtgtgagTCAAGCTTTGCAATAGAGGTAAACATGCAAGGTGGGAGGGGGGAGTTGGTGGGAAAGAAGAGAAAGTTTGGTCATCTGTATCCATGAGTTCACTGTAGTTTGGATTATTCAGCAATATTTAGTACGTAGAGCCAGGCGGTGGACCCCAATGCCTCAGGACGCCATTTCCCACTCATTTTTTGGCGCAGCTTCCCTTTATATCTATAGGTTCTCATCCTCCCTGCTTCCACACTCCTCTTCTCTCTGCTGCCAGTCACCGCAAACTGACACTGGCACAGCCAACACATTTCTCATCTCGTCTGCCAGACACCCCCTGCTGCTGTTCCTCACCTGCCACCATTTTCTCCTACCAGACTCTCACTGCACcggtgacagcaggagagagaagacagaagagagaaaaacaaattacattaacGTTGATGTAGGTAAGTGCATGTACAGAATTTGtttatattactattaatatattattgGTTTCAATTTTTAGGATTAGTCTTTcaggtgcaaaatattttaaatataaataatatataaatttatatttttaatttttttgatcaTAATTTATTGAATTTTGGAATATGCAAAgataacaagattttttttttaacttaatcgTTATTGATTTTAAATAAGTTTACTTTTATCTTTTGATCTTTGTTAAATTATATAGAAGCTACGCTGCTGTTTCCACAAGAGCTGCTGTTTTCAAATATTTTGCTGCCTGGCTGATGTGATGACTTCTTCACTGATGTGTGGCCAGAAAAAGtggatttgggaaaaaaaaacctgttgagATTGAAGAAGTGGCGCAGCACTGAGGAGCTACCGTGTCATCTGTATTATTCCAATATATATAAagcaccaaaagaaaaaaaataaactttattaatttaagtgtaagtaaaacaaacacattttatataagttatatattataattaaacattttgCACCTGAAAGACTATTTTTATTGGGGGCTGAAAATGCCCCCCTTAGTAGCTGACCATGCCTCCCTGGTGGCTGGTCACACCCCTTTTGGTGGCTGGTCACACCCCTTTAGCGGTACACACACAAGGTTTCACGGGCCCCAACCATTGCATTCATCCACTGGGGTCTTCATGCCCCAGTTACACACTGTTCAAGGGCTATCCCCTTATCATCTGCTTCTTTTAAATAATCTTAAGAAAAATCAGAAGTCCATTTGGTTGGTAATTAGATTTTATTCTCTTATTACTATtagcattattatcatcatacaATTCCATCTCATGCACTGTACTGTCATTTAATCTATTTATTCCCAATATAAAGCATACAAagtatacatacaaaataaagtcAAACTGAACGTAGAACATATTTTATCATTCAGTGAACAAACTACAGTAGACAATATGAGATATAATTTAACATAAGTCAACAATGTACTTTAACTTGCATAGAAAGGGGGACAactatagaaaatattaaaatattttaatgcttaaagtgttatatatattaaaacatcaCATCAATTAAAGCACAATGACCAACGACActcagtgcaggcagccattttggaggGCATTCTTTAGAATGCAGCTCCCAGAAACCCTCTCTGCTACCTGAATATTGGGAGTctgaagcatttaaatgactaACAAAAAGACCGACAGCCATGAGTTTCCTGAGTTCCATATCATCTTACAAGTATTTCATTTTATCAATATGTATATGAAAGGAGCCATCAAGATGTTATttaaaccggtggtagtcatttactTAGCTCTCCAAATGCTGACAGAGCATACAGCGACATTACAATACCGAAGAGTATAAGAGTAGTATAAGACTATAACTGCGACAATGATAACATTTAGTGAGAGGTAATAGACAGACTCAGTGACTGCCAAGTGTAAAATCCGACTTTCACAAACCTCTCCAGCACTGAACGACATCCCTTGTAATGGACACAATGTCGCTGTGTGATCTGTCGGCATTTAGAAAGCCGAAAAAACATACCACACCGATTTAAACAAACATCCTCAACTTTCTAAATCAAGTCCAACAAGGTGAGAGAGGTTCTTACTATTTATATAGGAGACGATGAATctgcttaaaaaaaacacagaattgCTGAAAACACTGGAGATAATTTACTGAATGGAAAAATACAGCCCACAGAGCATTTCACTATAAGGAAATACGTATATTAATTGAAAATATGTCTAAAAATCCTGCCTACTATTTTAAGACCACACTCTACATTACTGTCAACTTTTCCCATTTTTTCGCCAAAAAATACTGTTCTTTCAAGCCTCATTTTACGTCTTAAATCATGAGTGAGGGGACAGTGGGACGAAGCCTGACTTCAGCAATCCCAAATCAAATGCAAAATTCTTCAGGGGATTAAAAGGCCCTGCATCATCCCGCTAAACCAAAAAGGTCCCCATTACAACCTTACTCTCCAGCCTTTACACCTCATTTAAAAATCTtgctatacaaaacaaaaacatgcagGAGAAACACAAGGCTGGATCCACTTAGCTCCTCCCAGAAATTAAAAGGTTTACACCCCTGCAAGAGGCATCTTAACCCACCAAGCCACAAACATACCTGTGCAAATGCGTGTGTTTGTACAAAAAATAGCCATATAGCATCACAAAACTGCATTTGTTCTGTAGGCCCACATTTCTATAGCTTTGTAAATGACTCCCATTGAGACAGTAAAAGATTACAGAACAAATTATATAAACCATCCCACACCATCAAGTAGAGTATTACATAGTAATGTTATAGTGTCCCAGATTGCACATTATGTCCAGCCATCTGCCAggaatatataacaaaaatgtgGTCTGTTATTAATAAGGAGGGTGATGTCGGTCTAATAGAATAAGAGCGATATGTTCTAGTCTTATGTTGATGACACACATTATATCTTCCTCTGTGAAAGGTTTTCATTTTtaacttatttatatacataaaccATTGAAGTTAAAATACCTTTGAGTATACATTCTGTAAAGGGGTTTATGCTGATTtttagcatttatatttataaataacacTTCCTTTACAATATTTAGAGTATTGCTGCAAGTCTGTTATATGTCTCAGCTCGTGGAAATTGCTTTTCTCCTGTGTGTATTTTCCAATGTCTAACAAGATTTTTCACACTCAAAGCATTAAAATGACTTTTCATTTATGTGTGTTTTGTGATGTTTAACACAATCTGAttcatgtgtaaaacatttcccacactgaaACCactgaaatggtttctcaccagtgAACTCTATTATGTACACTAAGCTTagatttttgtgtaaaacatttcccacactgtgATCATGGATATGGTTTcttacctgtgtgaattctctgatgtacaacaagatatgatttatgtgcaaaaaatttcccacactcagaacatggaaatggtttaacaccagtgtgaattctctgatgtacaacaagatgtgatttatgtgcaaaacgtttcccacattcagaacatggaaatggtttctcacctgtgtgaattctctgatgtacaataagagctgatttctgtgtaaaagtttttccacacagacaacacggaaatggcttctcacctgtgtgagttctctgatgtttaacaagatctgattttcgtgtaaaccatttcccacattctgaacacagaaatggtttctcacctgtgtgagttctctgatgtacaacaagatctGGTTTCTgtgtaaaacttttcccacactccGAACAcggaaatggtttctctcctgtgtgacttctctgatgtacaaCTAAATGTGATTTATGTGCAAACCATTTCCCACAGtctgaacatggaaatggtttttcacctgtgtgaattctttgatgtataagaaaatgtgatttatgtgcaaaacatttcccacattccaaACATGGGAATGGTTTCTTACCTGTATGAGTTCTATTATGTTCACCAAGGTCTGATTTTCGTGTAAATCTTTTTCCACAGTGAGAACTTGGAGAtgatttctcacctgtgtgacttctctgatgtctaacaaatTTTGACTGATtcataaaacatttaccacattcagaacaaggaAATATTGTACCACCTGTATGTCCTATTCCATGTGTAACAATATCAGAGTTATCAGGAGAACATTCCTGATGATTACAGGCATCAGATGATTTATCTGCAATTTCAAATGCTGGATGTATATTTAGGTTAATGGGGTTGTCTCCAGGAGAATTTTGCGTATCCTCCATTTTGAAATCTGGAGATAAAACGAGATATCCCTCCGAGGTATTCCTCCTTTTGCGTCTCTTTGCTGGAAATTAAATAAACGTAGTTAAATAGATGTCTTTATTCATTGAGGAGTACATTTTCATACTATTAGTGAGttcattaagatttttttttatcatcaatcgtttttattgaaatttttttttaagtaaatggggggtacagaagaaaaaaaaaagggggggggggaaaggggggggggggagttcgaACACACCAATATAGCATTTGCAaattacagacagtatacaatttATAGTATTCAGTTTACTGTGGAACTTTAAACTAACTCACCAGACCTGGCCTAGGACTTGGAAAACCCGACATAAACACTCAATCAGGGCGCAACTATTGACAAAGAACCGCCAATAGCAGGGGGAGAAGAAGAAATATTTACAGGAGCCCCACCCCCGTCGGTCACGTAgacatgccattcaaaccatttcatCAATGGGGAAGATGGTCTCATTGAATAAGGGACATCTAGTGTTTCCATTTCAAACGCATACTGGACTTTGGTAATTACCTTtgacagagagggggggagcgTTCATTAAGATTTTTAATTTGAATTTGCAAACTACAAACACTTTATTACAATTATGACTTGTGGAACAGATACTGCATTGGCTTAAAACATAACACAACTGCATTAGTAAGcacattgcatagacccagcctCAGTGACAGGCAGATTACACAGTCACATTGGATAACTTCAGCCAAATAACAGACTTTGGTGAGTAATATTTTGCAAGCATACATATTGCCCAGCCAGATGTGAGCTACATTATCAGCATATCCTATCCATGCACCTACACTAGTCGGAGTTCTCCATGTTGACACAATGGTAGCAAAAAAAATTTAGTGAAGCAGCATCAATATGTCTGTATGACCAACCTCTGGTAGTTTAGCCCTGCAGCTAGAGTCTTCTGCTACTAATTTAGACTGAAGCTTGGATGTAGACAGGCACCGAGAGGGAAGGAGAACAGCAAGACCGAGGAGTATAGCAAAGTAAAACATTACAACAATGAAGGCACAGAGCAGAGGAGAGCATCGGGACAATGTAGAAGACTGGAGCAGGGCACAAATGGGTAACACCAGAAAGCAGAAGAAAGCATAAGGGTAGTgcaggatagagagagagaccagAAGATGAAGAGCATTCAAACACAAAGATTGGAAATTAGCTATTGTGCAAAGATGAGGTATGTGGTTATAGTTCATGtgcaaaagaaaaagaaggattatttttacttactgtaaaatccatttctcggATTCCATTGGGGGACAGTAGTAGGAGGAGCCATTGTCAGTTTTATAGCAAAGCCCAGAAGAGAGGACCTAACTACGTGTAACAACAGAATACCTAGAATATAAACAACAAAGAGGGAGAAAGGGGAAGgagtgcagtgtcccccaatggactcagagaaatagattttactgTGAGTAAAAAGTCctcttctctttcctgccattgggagACACTGTGACAATCGGGACATTCCAAAGTGGAATTTCTCTGAAACAGTGTGTAACACAATGTGCACACAGCTTGCAACAAACAAACTCTGGAAAAGGTGTGGACAGACAACCGCGTAGTGGGTCCAGTACAACTGTTTGGCCAAAGGAACCAGATGCGCTTCCCAGGAAGCAGCAACTTCCCTGGGTAAATGAGAATGCAACACAACTGGCACAGATCTAGCCGCTCAACGTAAGACAAATGAGTAGTGAATGTTATCAAACAACAATAGAGTCCTTATGTGCCACCCACCCACTCTTGAGGACTCCAATGGgggtaggaactgatgtgagtgagttctctgtacatcattgcggaattagtggcgctatataaatagctgctgctgctgatgatgaaaaGTTTGGTCTGACAAACCAAAGCTGTACTGTCCACATAGCCTCTGAGAGCCTGAACCACAGTCAGAATGTGCAAAGAACATCAGAAAATGGGAACTAGGACAAAATGTTGGAAGCACAATCTCAAGGTTCAAGGGAAATAGAAAGTCCCCTTCCGCACACGAGAACTTTCTGTGAAGCacctcaaaaagaaaaaaacagaaaaagtgagCAAACCTGGACGTCAAAACCGTGGGTGAAAACTGTGACCTTCACTCCACGGAATATAAGCATTCCACACATGGTAGTAATTAGGAGAGGAATGGTTGACCACACCTTAGTCACTGTCTGCACCATCTTGGGGGAAGAAATCTCTGCCCAGAAGAAACACGGTTTCAGCAGCCCCAACACCAAAGTAGACATCAAAAAGAGGACCCTGGACCAGAAGAATGGGACAATGATATACCATGGCAGGTGCGCCTAATCTTGGGCCACCAGAAGGTGGCCACCCTTATTGATTGTAGCTTTTTTAACACCTGCAAGAGCATGGAAATAGCGGAAATAGATACACCCGGCAAAACTTTAAATGGATCGCCATGGCATCCTTGTGTGTAGACCTGGGGACTTTGAACCAAGAAATACAGACACAATGCCAAGAGATATACCTCTGGCATTGTGTTCCAAGTATTGAGCCAGCTAAGCCATCACATTTTTATACAGTTATTCTACACTTAATGGTGAAAACCACACTAACACACACCAGAGAAGAATGCAAGACCCCACCAATAAAACAAAGAAGGTCAAATATTTCAGTTGATTCTGAGGCTGTATGGTAATACAGTCAATCTGGTCACTATAGGTAAAgagacacaccacacacacactactcaaGGGTAAGCAAGGTAGGACAGTGTGAAGTAGTAAACAAGTAAAGCATTACAGACTGTCTCGTAAGCAAACAATACCAGATGAGGGAGCATAGCACAAGAGAAACAACACATTTGCAGGAAAAATGGAATCTCCCGCTAAAGTAGCTTGTCTTCTTCACCGCGACGTCACTATGACTGCACAAGCCGTTCTCTCCGATAAAGGAGACCCACTGCAGTGGTGCTGCTGGTCTGTCTACAAGATAATTTAGAATTATATTTGGCACAAGTATCATGTTGCTCCGACTTTCCAATGGACTCTTTATTCTTGGAAGTCGTTTTCTCAGAAatttaaaacacagaaaaaaaatagaatacacCAGACCCATGTTtccttatttatataataattgtatacaatatataaatgtcaTTAATTTTGAATAGAAAACAATATATGAATTCAACTATGAGTTACTGACACTGTAAGTGCAGCCAATCAACAAAAGACTGCACTGTCCACACTAGTGTTGCAGGCTTTTTAGTGGACCCTTCAGTCTTGGAAGTCCTCTATATCGCGCACAGAACTTTGCTCACTACTGTGTCACTATGGCTGCACAAGCTGTTCTCTCTGATAAAGGAGATATACTGCAGCGGCATTTACTTCTGTGTTCACCATTAGTACATGTGGCACAAGTATAGTGTTGTACAAATTTTCCAGACCCTTAAGACTTGGAAGTCCCTTTCTCAGACATAATGGTGACATTTAAAACATAGAGAAAGAATAGCAAACACCAGACGTGCTTCTTCTAATCCACGCAAACAATGTATATAATAAGAACCTATATAGCCATAAAGAGAAAATGATAATTGATATATATGTGTTCCTGGTGAGGCAACACACAAGACACCTGAGGGTGAACGGAATCACAAGCTATTTTACTTTAGTATTGTTGTGTTAGTATAATGTGGTAATAACAGGCTAAGTGGCGCTAGTTGGTCACCTCTTCAGGCCTGGAAACACAGGATTCTCCCCCACAGGATAAAAAACACCTATTTGGACCCAAGTGAAGCCACTTTGAGTCAGGCAGCTGGCCTGAGTTACAACCAGAGCTAGCTCCCTATTGCAGTATGGTGAAGAATATGTGAAGGTCTACGTGAGTCTACCAGACAAAAGGTGGAGGTTGTGAGTGGCAAACCTTGTTAGGAAGTGTtgcttaaataaattaaattatatataaataaattatttgctgCATGTGCAGAAATGAACAAGGTTATGCAAAGTTTGATCACAAACGAAATGTACTAAATTACCATTGTCCTGTGGTCACTTTTGGTCTTTGGAGAGACAGAAGAGAATCAGTGTATCTGTGCAATGTTCAAGTAGAAGTTAAAGGAGTGCTGTTTTGTTACACTGAAGAAAATACTTTAAAACAGATGAAAGTTAAAAGCCGGTGTGAGGACACCAGGATTGGATCCAAACCTCACTACATACCTGGTTCTCTAGGttcacaggtaaggagacaggaaagagataataatcccttttattaaacaaagtgcacacacttagtacaATACAAGAATGCTCCCCAATGAGAAatttgttcccccaccaaatataacaactgtcagaaaatcaccagtgaaagtaaaaactccccaacaaagtccccagcaggttacctccaagcacagagtcctagcaggcccaaactcatGGTAATAAAGTCCACAGCTGACAAAccaagtgggccaggggttctgatcCATAAGGTGGGTCTATGTATCTTGCTGATCTCAGCCGCTTAGCCAACACTCCACCAGCTTGGtaggaccctgggtattagtctccctaccgatgtaggctcaccaattacCCAAAATCTGCGaatgtctcccgatggagtggtgacagaatcagtcctagaggtacactgtccgactGTCTGATTGtctcaagaagctcctgcttcaagcattcctttctggccctgagagaatacggttactctcaatcagtccaagtccttggTCTCTCAAGACTCTCCAACAACCCCCTCCCGAGACATCTCATTTTTCTCCCTTCTCAAAAGACACTCGATCCTGaccacctccctgggtcaaccccccgctcattgtcctcttgtaattggtggtgtgaagaatttgggtggtaacaggggtggaagtagagcatgacatcagtggtctcccacttgcaatgatggtgccattcagactgcattgaagagttgctggaacaaGAGTTATCAAACAGGAAGAGTCCACTTCCTGATTTTAGAGAAGGTTCTGTCCCTCTTGTTTTTAACCCCGTCCACTGTTGTTTATGTTACAGGgaccacagctgtttcacacttcctgtgagctgactccccccctccctctctggacacagagcaataacagatctggccactgggtggcatttaataacagagtgggccacagttgttcaattggcccaatgaggacagaccgggttggcacgatattcccaatataaggccTGGGTCTGTCACATGATTTCCCTTTATTAAATCAATGGGACAGTTGAAGTCTGGTagtcgggctccagatgttctccaTGGCCCGATGGGTTCCTTGatgaagggttctcctcctctTCTGGAAAGTCCATACACATTTGAGTGGTCCTTCCCTTTTTTGTGCGAGATTATAAAGTTTgaaccttgtaatgctaaactccaccgtagTGCACCCcagcagatctttgtaaccagtaaagggggttgtggtctatAAACTCTTGCCCATAGATGTatggttgtaatttctttagggcccacactatggccaggcattctttttcaatggtggcataggctacctctctatccactAGCTTTCGGGATAAATAGACCACTGGGTGttcatgcccatcctcccccacttggctgagcacagcaccgagtccacagCCAGAAccatctgtctgtaccagaaattgtttcttgaagtctggggctgctaacactggggactgggtcaatgctgcaTTCAGGGCCTCAAAGACTCCCTCATACTCTGGAGTCCATTCTACATGCCTGGAGTACTTCTTCTTTGTCGAGTCAGGagcctggcaacagtgctatactgagGCACGAATATTCTGTAGTACCCTGCAATCCCAAGGATCACTCGTTCTTGATTTTGGTTGGCGGATCAGGGCCACTGAACAATGGTTTCTCCTTTTTACGGTTCTGGTCGAATGGTTCCTCCACCAATACGGTGCACTTCTGTCATGCCCATGAAGCACTTGTCCAGGTGAATGGTCAACCCCAGCCTGCCTGActctcctcaggacctctgacacttgcactaaGTGGTCGTCCCACATCTAGCTGAAGATGGCAATCTCATCTAAGTAAGCATGGGCAAATTCCtgacaaccacccccccccccccccccaacaggtcatcaactATCCATTGGAATGTGACTgcagcatttttcatcccaaaagGCATAGTCGTACTCAAACAATCCCCTCGGGGTGgggggaatttgccaatagcccttactcagatccaagatggacacaaacttggctgcccctagcctgtctagtagctccTCTATCTGGAAAATGGGTAAGCATCAGTTTTCGGTAGTCCAtgcagaagcgggtggtcccataCTTTTTTGGGACcaacaccacccctgcagcccatggactattgGAATTCataattactcctaaggccagtATTTCATCTATCTCCTTTAGTACTTGGACCAGTACTGCGGGAGTCATGCAGTATGccacctgccttatgggcttcgcCTCCCCCATGTCTACATGGTGGATGGCCAGGTGGGTATGCCTGGACATACAGGTAAAatgggcctgctccttctccagcacCTCCCTTATTTCCTGTCTCTGCCCCTCTCCTAGCAGCATCCCCACTGTCTCCACCcctttttcctctctcacctcccctatcattTCCAGTAGGAGGTgaacacaccaccattgctgccatcTGCCAAATAACCCTTTAGTCGATTGATCTGGAAGGTTTTtagccaggtttcctcatcatccagcgctactgCATAGTTGACCagccctacctgcctcaccactttgtgTGGGCCGTCCCAGGTGGCCTGATGTTTATTCCGCCTCACAGGGactagcaccatcaccttctgtcctggGTTTGGCTTCCTATCATGAGtgtgggcatcgtaccactctttctGCTAGCCTGGGCTCCCTTTAAATGGCCTTGCACGAGCTGCGCTAATCTCTTCATCCTCTCCACATATCTACATATTGcaggataggctgctcattggcctggaaCTTCTctcccagctctctctaaccaggtctaggaGGCCtcgtaaggtgctccatcatattggaaaagtcattgtttgtcaccaaactgttcttggatggttgggagaagttgctcttggaggatgttttggtaccattctttattcatggctgtgttcttaggcaaaattgtgagtgagctcactcccttggctgagaagcaaccccacacatgaatggtctcaggatgctttactgttggcatgactcaTGACTGATTGTAGCactcacttttccttctccggacaagcatttttccagatgccccaaacaatctgaaagggggaaatgactttaccccagagaaaatgactttaccccagtcctcagcagtccaatccctgtaccttttgcagaatatcagtctgtccctgatgtttttcctggagagaagtggcatctttcctggccttcttgacaccaggtcatcctccaaaagtcttcgcctcactgtgtgtgcagatgcgatcacacctgcctgctgccatacctgagcaagctctgcactggtggtgcccaaatcccacagctgaatcaactttaggagacaatcctggcgcttgctggatgttcttgggcgccctgaagccttcttcacaactattgaacctctctccttgaagttcttgatgatcagataaatggttgatttaggtgcaatcttactagcagcaatatccttgcctgtgaagccctttttgtgcaaagcaatgatgactgcctGTGTTTCCTTGGTTTCCATTGTTcccctgttaaccatggttaacaggtgaacaatgatttcaagcaccatgcTCCCTTTAAAGCTTTCAATCTGTTATTctatctcaatcagcatgacagactcaatctcagccttgtcctcatcaacactctcacctgtgttatcgAGAGAAACACTGATCTGATGTccgctggtccttttgtggcagggctgaaatgcagtggaaatgttgtttttgggataaagttcattgtcataacaaagagggactttgaaattaattgcaattcatctgatcactcttcatgacattctggagtatgtgcaaattgccatcataaaaactaagacagcagactttgtgaaaaataatatttgtgtcattctcaaaacttttggccatgactgtgcatTCATGTTTAAAAATCTGAGTTAATAGGTGCAGTCACTTTATTATGCACCAAAACACGAATCACTAGCAGAATTTACTACCACAGGTCCTTTCCTATTACAAATAACATATTGAGAACCAGACATTAAGGAATTATTACACATGGAAGATAATGGGTAATGTCATATGTGGTAGTGAACAGGGAGGAGCCCAGAAAAATTCCTAGAGTAACCCGACATTAACATATCCCTTcactttcctttctttttatacACTAATACCCTTCtatcttcctctcccccctccactgcacACAGGTACCCAATCCct
The nucleotide sequence above comes from Mixophyes fleayi isolate aMixFle1 chromosome 6, aMixFle1.hap1, whole genome shotgun sequence. Encoded proteins:
- the LOC142159937 gene encoding uncharacterized protein LOC142159937 — protein: MVRSDQQCKAEEIPTDISTDGSSSINTLERCPRPLYSQDCTEENHSIPQEYQSDNLSDKIEVIEGEEETYVRGDQQCKEEEIPTDLSTAKRRKRRNTSEGYLVLSPDFKMEDTQNSPGDNPINLNIHPAFEIADKSSDACNHQECSPDNSDIVTHGIGHTGGTIFPCSECGKCFMNQSKFVRHQRSHTGEKSSPSSHCGKRFTRKSDLGEHNRTHTGKKPFPCLECGKCFAHKSHFLIHQRIHTGEKPFPCSDCGKWFAHKSHLVVHQRSHTGEKPFPCSECGKSFTQKPDLVVHQRTHTGEKPFLCSECGKWFTRKSDLVKHQRTHTGEKPFPCCLCGKTFTQKSALIVHQRIHTGEKPFPCSECGKRFAHKSHLVVHQRIHTGVKPFPCSECGKFFAHKSYLVVHQRIHTGKKPYP